The following coding sequences are from one Natrarchaeobaculum sulfurireducens window:
- a CDS encoding DUF5817 domain-containing protein gives MYAVVGCSECSHLWMIEGRSKTTQCPRCGSRRAYEKRKKFVETDDADHAREVRASMLANRQGEGEAFAELPSFGDLATDVADGVVDDDEYLEASGLDVDELEAAGDRDPRGSTATGSKKEIVEAALADLEEPTEADVIAYAGERGVSAGYTERALEKLVRRGAASESRGRYRLL, from the coding sequence ATGTACGCGGTCGTCGGCTGTAGTGAGTGTTCGCACCTGTGGATGATCGAGGGTCGATCGAAGACGACGCAGTGTCCCCGCTGTGGCTCCCGTCGGGCCTACGAGAAGCGCAAGAAGTTCGTCGAGACCGACGACGCAGACCACGCCCGCGAGGTGCGCGCGTCGATGCTCGCGAACCGCCAGGGTGAGGGCGAGGCGTTCGCCGAACTGCCCTCGTTCGGGGACTTAGCGACCGACGTCGCCGACGGTGTCGTCGACGACGACGAGTACCTCGAGGCCTCCGGATTGGACGTCGACGAACTCGAGGCGGCGGGCGACCGTGACCCGCGGGGTTCGACGGCGACCGGGAGCAAGAAAGAAATCGTCGAGGCCGCCCTCGCGGATCTCGAGGAGCCGACCGAGGCGGACGTGATCGCCTACGCGGGCGAACGTGGCGTCTCGGCGGGCTACACCGAGCGCGCGCTCGAGAAACTGGTTCGACGGGGGGCGGCGAGCGAGAGTCGCGGGCGCTATCGGCTCCTCTGA
- a CDS encoding cupin domain-containing protein has protein sequence MERISLSDCEPSEAADGVHLALMAGAEEMNVQHFEIEPGATVDEHSHPHEQTGFIYEGEVVFESNGEEVVCGPGDAYAIPGGQPHAAENRGEEPVRGIDVFSPPRDDPSWQDD, from the coding sequence ATGGAACGCATTTCACTGTCCGACTGTGAGCCGTCGGAGGCCGCCGACGGCGTCCACCTCGCGCTCATGGCTGGCGCTGAGGAGATGAACGTCCAGCACTTCGAGATCGAACCCGGCGCGACAGTCGACGAACACAGCCACCCGCACGAACAGACCGGTTTCATCTACGAGGGGGAAGTGGTTTTCGAAAGCAACGGTGAGGAAGTCGTCTGCGGACCGGGGGATGCCTACGCGATTCCAGGTGGACAGCCCCACGCGGCCGAAAACCGCGGCGAAGAGCCCGTCCGTGGAATCGATGTCTTCAGTCCACCGCGGGACGACCCGAGCTGGCAGGACGACTGA